The following are encoded together in the Thermococcus sibiricus MM 739 genome:
- the hsdR gene encoding EcoAI/FtnUII family type I restriction enzme subunit R: MTYANYSEADTRAKLIDPKLHDAGWNENRIKREYVISLGRILNNDGSRTSPKRADYVLFYPDIQGHIIAVVEAKKASEDPYKGLEQAKRYAKTLDAPFAYSTNGLKIVEYDFLTKQSNEFSEFPEPENLWERYVKRRGLDEAIKRSEKNPLEVPYYIRDKKPRYYQDVAVRRALEEILLGRKRLLLTMATGSGKTYVAFQIAWKLRKSNFLKKILFIVDRVYLRNQAYNAFEAFGNSRWELKGDNFNFAKDVYFATYQTLYSEKNGKRVYQYFDPDYFDLVIIDECHRSGWNRWHDILGYFNNAIHLGLTATPKRSDNVDVYKYFGDPVYEYKLAQGIEDGYLAPPEEIIRVYTNIDKEGKITFKELRSAGVKLEIPEEAELKEYYTAEEFEKSIILPDRTKAIVNWIAQFLESTNPFAKTVVFCPTQRHAREVAALLNNHFNNKFNVDNYAYPIISDDPEAHQVLKNSFASNDEIFPVVATTVDVLSTGIDVPPIKNIIFLKHIGSKVEFHQIIGRASRLAENMRKFTFRVIDFTGATRLFDKWDIPDYQAKPNQPTDWYLNLLIVDDETLDPIKGADVVVHVKPGSPVHIIGGDDGIIFLSNVPREAVFVDIRARGYKPKKTYVSTFPRPDKQATITLLKLRPENKPPITVSGLKVYIEEENRVKIEVKGNKILDAEYVKYSQEQVRKRVASLEDLKKIWLNRQVRLRFKEELKKAGIDLKMISLIKKVSEADEFDLLANLLFQAPIVSRDERAKLFMEVKKEFLDRFGERGREIILDLIDHYRLYGLSEIEDPKVFNLPNFQIYGGLKGIARIFGGARGLKKILEEIEKGLYADLMGG, translated from the coding sequence ATGACTTACGCGAATTATAGTGAAGCGGATACCCGTGCTAAACTTATTGACCCCAAGCTTCATGATGCCGGGTGGAATGAAAACAGAATAAAGAGAGAGTATGTTATTTCGTTAGGTAGAATATTGAACAATGATGGGAGTAGGACTTCTCCAAAAAGGGCTGATTACGTTCTCTTTTACCCAGACATTCAAGGACACATTATAGCGGTTGTAGAAGCAAAAAAAGCCAGTGAAGATCCTTATAAAGGCCTAGAACAGGCAAAAAGATATGCAAAGACTCTTGACGCCCCTTTCGCATACTCTACCAATGGATTGAAAATAGTAGAATATGACTTCCTCACAAAACAGAGTAATGAATTTAGTGAATTTCCTGAACCAGAAAACCTATGGGAAAGATATGTCAAGCGAAGAGGGTTAGATGAAGCAATAAAACGAAGTGAGAAAAACCCACTAGAGGTTCCATATTATATTAGGGACAAAAAACCACGTTATTATCAAGACGTTGCAGTAAGAAGAGCACTTGAAGAAATTCTATTGGGAAGAAAACGCCTTTTACTAACAATGGCGACTGGAAGTGGAAAAACGTATGTAGCATTCCAAATAGCCTGGAAGCTTCGCAAAAGTAACTTTTTGAAAAAGATACTTTTTATTGTGGATAGGGTCTATCTCAGAAATCAAGCTTACAATGCTTTTGAGGCCTTTGGAAATAGCCGCTGGGAACTTAAGGGAGACAACTTTAATTTTGCCAAAGATGTATATTTTGCCACATATCAGACTCTTTACTCCGAGAAAAATGGCAAACGAGTTTATCAGTACTTTGATCCAGATTATTTCGATCTTGTAATAATAGATGAATGTCATCGTTCAGGATGGAATAGATGGCATGATATTCTAGGTTATTTTAATAATGCTATACACCTAGGGCTCACTGCAACTCCAAAGAGAAGTGATAACGTCGATGTGTATAAATACTTCGGAGATCCGGTTTATGAATACAAACTTGCTCAAGGAATAGAAGATGGCTATCTCGCTCCTCCCGAAGAGATAATCCGAGTCTATACAAACATTGATAAAGAAGGCAAAATAACATTCAAAGAGTTGAGAAGTGCTGGAGTAAAGCTGGAAATACCTGAAGAGGCAGAGTTAAAGGAATACTACACTGCAGAAGAGTTTGAGAAGAGCATAATTTTACCAGATAGAACGAAGGCAATCGTCAACTGGATAGCTCAGTTCTTGGAAAGTACAAATCCTTTTGCTAAAACAGTTGTATTCTGCCCAACACAAAGACATGCCAGAGAGGTAGCAGCACTCCTTAACAATCATTTCAACAATAAATTCAACGTTGATAACTACGCTTATCCTATAATATCTGATGACCCCGAGGCCCATCAAGTCTTAAAAAACAGTTTTGCCAGTAATGATGAAATATTCCCTGTCGTCGCAACAACTGTAGACGTTTTGAGCACAGGGATAGATGTGCCCCCAATAAAAAACATAATATTTCTGAAACATATTGGCTCAAAAGTTGAATTCCATCAGATCATAGGAAGGGCCTCAAGACTTGCTGAGAATATGAGAAAGTTCACCTTTAGAGTGATAGACTTCACAGGCGCAACAAGACTTTTCGACAAGTGGGATATCCCAGATTATCAAGCAAAACCAAACCAACCAACTGACTGGTATCTAAATCTCCTTATAGTTGATGATGAAACCCTAGATCCAATAAAAGGAGCCGATGTTGTCGTTCATGTCAAGCCAGGAAGTCCTGTTCATATCATAGGGGGCGACGATGGCATAATTTTCCTTAGTAATGTTCCTAGAGAGGCAGTTTTTGTTGATATCCGTGCAAGAGGCTACAAACCAAAGAAAACATATGTCTCTACATTCCCAAGGCCTGATAAACAGGCAACAATCACATTACTGAAGTTGAGACCCGAAAACAAGCCCCCCATAACTGTTAGCGGCCTTAAAGTTTACATTGAAGAAGAAAACCGAGTAAAGATTGAAGTTAAAGGTAATAAAATCTTAGATGCAGAGTATGTGAAATACTCCCAAGAACAAGTCAGAAAGAGAGTTGCAAGCCTCGAAGACCTTAAAAAGATATGGCTAAATCGCCAAGTAAGGCTTAGGTTTAAGGAAGAACTGAAAAAAGCAGGAATTGATCTAAAAATGATATCTCTTATCAAGAAGGTCTCTGAAGCTGATGAATTTGACCTTCTAGCAAATCTTCTATTCCAAGCCCCTATTGTCTCCAGGGATGAAAGAGCAAAACTCTTTATGGAAGTGAAAAAGGAGTTTCTTGATAGATTTGGTGAGAGGGGTAGGGAAATTATCCTCGATCTCATAGATCACTACCGCCTCTACGGGTTAAGTGAAATAGAAGACCCGAAGGTCTTTAATCTACCAAACTTCCAAATTTATGGAGGACTTAAAGGCATCGCCAGAATCTTTGGGGGTGCAAGAGGATTAAAAAAGATCTTAGAAGAAATTGAAAAAGGACTTTATGCAGATTTAATGGGGGGATAA
- a CDS encoding restriction endonuclease subunit S: protein MKEKPLTAFLSSEKAAEKKPEKPAKKGKVKGPWELPEGWRWVRLGDIAELKAGGTPSRRVKEYWENGTIPWVKISDIPDSGLVEKTEEKITELGLKNSSAKLLSPGTILFSIFATISKVGILKIPAATNQAIVGIIPKISIDRGYLFYSLKYFGQELVYQGRGGVQDNINMRILSKLKIPLPPIEEQKRIVAKLDEVHRRLEEAKRLAREAREEAERLMASALHEVFSKAEEKGWEWTTIGKVSREMKPGFARNKKHISRDGVPHLRPNNVDVGRLNLKKIVKVTLDDKINIEEYYLKKGDVLFNNTNSFELVGRAAIVPEDLKYGYSNHITRIRVKKEVILPEWLTLAINYLWMQGYFREVCTRWVGQAGVNMNTLAKTRIPLPSLEEQKRIVSYLDSIQERAQKLVKLYEEREKELEKLFPAILDKAFRGEL from the coding sequence ATGAAGGAGAAGCCCCTTACCGCGTTCCTCAGCTCTGAAAAGGCTGCCGAGAAGAAGCCGGAGAAGCCAGCGAAGAAGGGGAAAGTTAAAGGGCCGTGGGAGCTGCCGGAAGGGTGGAGGTGGGTAAGGCTGGGAGATATTGCCGAATTAAAAGCTGGAGGCACACCTAGTCGTAGAGTTAAAGAATATTGGGAAAATGGAACTATTCCTTGGGTGAAAATTTCGGATATTCCGGATTCAGGGCTTGTTGAAAAAACTGAGGAGAAAATAACCGAGCTTGGACTGAAAAATTCAAGTGCAAAACTTCTTTCTCCAGGCACAATTCTGTTTTCAATTTTCGCTACTATAAGCAAGGTTGGCATACTAAAGATACCTGCGGCTACTAACCAGGCGATAGTTGGAATTATTCCAAAAATTTCCATTGATCGAGGCTATCTCTTTTACTCGCTTAAATACTTCGGACAAGAATTGGTATACCAAGGAAGAGGCGGGGTCCAGGATAATATAAACATGCGTATACTCTCCAAACTAAAAATCCCCCTTCCGCCCATCGAAGAACAAAAACGCATTGTTGCCAAGCTTGACGAGGTGCACAGGCGCCTTGAGGAGGCAAAGCGCCTTGCGAGGGAAGCTAGGGAGGAAGCGGAAAGGCTGATGGCCTCAGCGCTCCACGAGGTCTTCTCAAAGGCGGAGGAGAAGGGATGGGAGTGGACAACTATTGGCAAAGTCTCAAGGGAAATGAAACCCGGATTTGCAAGGAACAAAAAGCACATTAGTAGGGACGGGGTTCCTCATCTGCGTCCCAATAATGTAGATGTCGGTCGTTTGAATCTAAAAAAGATCGTGAAAGTCACACTTGATGACAAAATTAACATCGAGGAGTACTATTTGAAGAAAGGAGATGTGCTTTTCAATAACACCAACAGTTTTGAGCTTGTTGGGAGAGCTGCGATAGTTCCTGAAGATTTGAAGTATGGTTATAGCAACCATATAACAAGAATTCGAGTCAAAAAAGAAGTTATACTACCAGAATGGCTTACATTGGCGATTAATTACTTGTGGATGCAAGGATATTTTCGGGAAGTTTGTACTAGGTGGGTCGGCCAGGCGGGGGTTAATATGAATACCCTAGCGAAAACACGTATTCCCCTCCCGTCCCTCGAAGAACAAAAACGCATCGTCTCATACCTCGACTCAATACAAGAGCGCGCCCAAAAGCTCGTCAAGCTCTACGAGGAGAGAGAAAAGGAGCTTGAGAAGCTCTTCCCCGCGATACTCGACAAAGCTTTTAGAGGGGAGCTGTGA
- a CDS encoding class I SAM-dependent DNA methyltransferase → MERQTLASKIEHIYEIMRAEGLTILDYVEQLSWMLFLKILSDREEERKLEAEVKGEKYVPIIKEEYLFHNWPKRFGVDSLKKVKDVKTFYDFITNELWPYLSSLGGTDELNKIGEIFSNVTVKVHDPHNLLEIFQNIEDIHKDDEDTHIMSQLYEETLMLMGREGGAAGEYYTPRPIVRFMVKVVDPRIGQTVFDPFCGSGGFLVEAYNHMYEQAKTAEDLRKLDKAFYGQELKTQAYLIANMNTLLHNVNAKLVKTDTFSEDLHNPGELYDVILTNPPFGGKIKESNLQNLIVKTRSTELAALQHVMKKAKPGGKVGIVLPDGVLSNVTKAYVKVRKELLEKNNVFAIVSLPQGVFANISPKGGSGPKTSLLFFERGKPTREVWYYELIPPNGKNYTRANPIKDEDLSDALKKFEAWKKYLETDDEEWKKKALSENSWVVSVEEIKEMDYDLSARNPNRKLMIEYPAPEKIIAGLEEKERKISELLGEIKSILGEKP, encoded by the coding sequence ATGGAGAGACAAACGCTTGCCAGTAAAATTGAGCATATTTATGAAATTATGCGTGCTGAAGGCCTCACCATACTCGATTATGTTGAACAGCTTTCTTGGATGCTTTTTCTTAAGATTTTGAGCGATAGGGAAGAAGAAAGAAAATTAGAAGCAGAAGTAAAGGGCGAAAAATACGTCCCTATAATTAAGGAGGAATACCTTTTCCACAATTGGCCAAAACGTTTTGGTGTTGATAGCCTCAAGAAGGTTAAGGATGTTAAGACGTTCTATGATTTTATCACCAATGAACTCTGGCCATACTTAAGTTCCCTTGGAGGCACTGACGAACTCAACAAGATAGGTGAAATCTTCTCCAATGTTACGGTTAAGGTACATGATCCCCACAACCTCCTTGAGATATTCCAAAACATTGAGGATATTCACAAAGATGATGAAGACACCCACATAATGTCCCAGCTCTATGAAGAGACTCTTATGTTAATGGGCCGCGAAGGCGGAGCTGCAGGGGAGTACTACACTCCCAGGCCCATCGTAAGGTTCATGGTGAAGGTCGTAGACCCAAGAATAGGACAAACTGTCTTTGATCCATTTTGTGGCTCGGGTGGTTTCCTTGTTGAAGCGTATAACCATATGTATGAGCAAGCAAAAACAGCAGAGGATCTCAGGAAACTTGATAAGGCCTTTTATGGCCAAGAACTAAAGACCCAAGCGTACTTAATAGCCAACATGAACACTCTCCTCCACAATGTTAATGCAAAACTTGTTAAAACCGACACCTTTAGTGAAGATCTACACAATCCTGGAGAGCTTTATGATGTGATCCTAACTAACCCTCCTTTCGGTGGAAAAATAAAGGAATCAAATCTTCAAAATCTCATAGTCAAAACTCGATCAACAGAGCTTGCAGCCTTACAACACGTTATGAAAAAAGCAAAGCCTGGAGGGAAAGTTGGAATAGTTCTCCCAGATGGCGTCCTCTCTAACGTCACTAAAGCTTACGTAAAGGTAAGGAAGGAGCTCCTCGAAAAGAACAATGTTTTTGCCATCGTAAGTCTCCCACAGGGCGTCTTCGCCAACATATCACCCAAAGGTGGGAGTGGGCCCAAAACGAGCCTGCTGTTCTTCGAACGAGGAAAGCCCACAAGAGAGGTATGGTACTACGAGCTCATCCCGCCCAACGGGAAGAACTACACGAGGGCCAATCCGATAAAGGACGAGGATTTAAGTGATGCACTCAAAAAGTTTGAGGCCTGGAAGAAGTACCTCGAAACCGATGACGAGGAGTGGAAAAAGAAGGCCCTCTCCGAGAACTCGTGGGTAGTAAGTGTTGAGGAGATAAAGGAGATGGACTACGATCTGAGCGCAAGAAATCCAAACAGAAAGCTGATGATAGAGTATCCCGCACCCGAGAAGATTATAGCGGGCCTTGAGGAAAAGGAGAGGAAGATAAGCGAGCTCCTGGGCGAGATAAAGTCAATCCTCGGTGAGAAGCCATGA